A window from Micromonospora profundi encodes these proteins:
- a CDS encoding ATPase, with amino-acid sequence MRFSVGKIGYDQRQVDSCLDELGIRLSRLAARVEGAAGATREWDEIRQEVAWLNGLLQRLALDDAETTRRAGDAVRQEAAEILAQARFELDEAREEARRVREQAYADAVQARRDFEAALYARRRREALVDEVLAGVTVEPVPADTPTAAAGTGVPASRVAAGGRDAEPPRGRTTR; translated from the coding sequence ATGAGGTTCTCCGTGGGAAAGATCGGCTACGACCAGCGGCAGGTGGATTCCTGCCTGGACGAGCTGGGGATCCGGTTGTCCCGGCTCGCGGCGCGCGTGGAGGGCGCCGCCGGCGCGACCCGTGAGTGGGACGAGATCCGCCAGGAGGTGGCGTGGCTCAACGGCCTGCTCCAGCGGCTGGCCCTGGACGACGCCGAGACCACCCGTCGGGCCGGTGACGCGGTGCGCCAGGAGGCGGCGGAGATCCTGGCCCAGGCCCGCTTCGAGCTGGACGAGGCCCGTGAGGAGGCCCGGCGGGTCCGCGAACAGGCGTACGCGGATGCCGTGCAGGCCCGGCGCGACTTCGAGGCGGCACTGTACGCGCGGCGCCGCCGCGAGGCGCTCGTGGACGAGGTTCTGGCCGGGGTGACCGTCGAGCCGGTGCCCGCCGACACCCCGACGGCGGCGGCGGGTACGGGCGTACCGGCGAGCCGGGTGGCGGCCGGTGGGCGCGACGCGGAGCCACCGAGGGGCCGAACGACCCGTTGA
- a CDS encoding sensor histidine kinase encodes MSSNPPSDSRPPRAARRWLAGRSLRTRLVVALVLLFAVVSVATGGLTTVALRHFLIERLDDQLAPATAMRDERPGRPTFPGRGPAVPPGSPAGTVVAEITDGRVTSASALTNSPSSEQPFPDEQAVEVDQVAVLAELPVGAAPRTVDLGERGDYRAVARQFRDGRVRAVAIPLSGVQETVWWMVAAQAGVAVAGLLVAGAAGAVIVRAALRPLNRVAATATRVTELPLDRGEVALAVRVPAGDTDPRTEVGQVGAALNRMLGHVADALAARQASETRVRQFVADASHELRTPLAAIRGYAEVARRGRDEVPPDVAHALRRVESESTRMTTLVDDLLLLARLDTGRPLASEPVDLSALVVDAVSDAHVAGPEHHWQLDLPEVEIQVPGDAARLHQVVANLLANARVHTPPGTTVTTTLTVEGDNAVLTVADDGPGVPAELQPEMFERFARGDSSRSRAHGSTGLGLAIVAAVVEAHHGSVAVESRPGRTVFTVRLPNPTAGA; translated from the coding sequence ATGTCCTCAAACCCGCCGAGTGACAGCCGCCCACCCCGGGCCGCCCGCCGCTGGCTGGCCGGCCGGTCGCTGCGTACCCGGCTGGTTGTCGCACTGGTCCTGCTCTTCGCGGTGGTCAGCGTCGCCACCGGCGGGCTGACCACTGTCGCGTTGCGGCACTTCCTGATCGAACGGCTCGACGACCAGTTGGCCCCCGCCACGGCCATGCGCGACGAGCGACCCGGCCGCCCGACCTTTCCGGGCCGTGGACCGGCCGTCCCGCCCGGTTCGCCCGCCGGCACTGTGGTCGCCGAGATCACCGACGGCCGCGTGACGAGCGCCTCGGCCCTCACCAACAGCCCGTCCAGCGAGCAGCCCTTCCCCGACGAGCAGGCCGTCGAGGTCGACCAGGTCGCCGTGCTTGCCGAACTGCCCGTCGGTGCCGCGCCACGCACCGTCGACCTGGGCGAGCGCGGCGACTACCGGGCCGTGGCCCGGCAGTTCCGCGACGGCAGGGTACGCGCTGTCGCCATCCCCCTCTCCGGCGTCCAGGAGACCGTCTGGTGGATGGTCGCCGCGCAGGCCGGAGTGGCCGTCGCCGGGCTGCTCGTCGCAGGTGCCGCCGGTGCCGTGATCGTGCGGGCCGCTCTGCGACCCCTGAACCGGGTGGCCGCCACCGCCACCCGGGTCACCGAGCTGCCGCTGGACCGGGGTGAGGTCGCGCTCGCTGTCCGGGTCCCGGCCGGCGACACCGACCCGCGCACCGAGGTCGGGCAGGTCGGCGCGGCGCTCAACCGGATGCTGGGCCACGTCGCCGACGCGCTCGCCGCACGTCAGGCCAGCGAGACCCGGGTACGCCAGTTCGTCGCCGACGCCAGCCACGAGCTGCGTACCCCCCTCGCGGCGATCCGGGGGTACGCCGAGGTGGCCCGACGCGGTCGCGACGAGGTACCACCCGACGTGGCGCACGCGCTGCGGCGCGTCGAGTCGGAGAGCACCCGCATGACGACCCTCGTCGACGACCTGCTGCTGCTGGCCCGGCTCGACACCGGCCGGCCGCTCGCGTCCGAACCGGTGGACCTGTCCGCCCTGGTGGTCGACGCGGTGAGCGACGCCCATGTGGCCGGTCCGGAGCACCACTGGCAGCTCGACCTGCCGGAGGTGGAGATCCAGGTCCCCGGCGACGCGGCACGCCTGCATCAGGTGGTGGCGAACCTGCTGGCCAACGCCCGCGTGCACACCCCGCCCGGCACGACAGTCACCACCACGCTGACCGTCGAAGGTGACAATGCCGTGCTCACCGTCGCCGACGACGGACCGGGCGTGCCTGCGGAGCTGCAACCGGAGATGTTCGAACGGTTCGCCCGTGGCGACAGCTCACGGTCCCGCGCGCACGGCAGCACCGGGCTCGGCCTGGCGATCGTGGCGGCGGTGGTGGAGGCCCACCACGGCTCGGTGGCGGTCGAGAGTCGACCCGGCCGGACCGTGTTCACCGTCCGTCTGCCGAATCCCACAGCTGGCGCATAG
- a CDS encoding serine/threonine-protein kinase, with translation MRTLDGRYRLEQRIGVGGMSEVWRAHDRVLDRPVAVKLISPGPDGQHDTVDRIRTEARNAARLVHPNVASVHDFGTSPTLPGRQLPYIVMELAEGETLAAHLRSGPLDWSIAVRVCAEVAAALAAAHASGIVHRDVKPANVVLTPAGVKVLDFGIATPAGTSDPLPDGMLLGTPAYLAPEQLDGAAATPAADMYALGVLLYYCLTGYLPYQASTAWELLRARRSRPPEPLPEIDGLPPEVGELCRSLLADDPARRPTSLVAALLLAEAVDARVYVPMGLPTPRRPAPTSPWTERAATEATEALSLVDGSARAD, from the coding sequence ATGCGCACGCTGGACGGGCGGTACCGGCTCGAACAGCGCATCGGGGTGGGCGGGATGTCCGAGGTGTGGCGAGCCCACGACCGTGTGCTGGACCGGCCGGTCGCGGTGAAGCTGATCTCCCCCGGCCCGGACGGCCAGCACGACACCGTCGACCGGATCCGCACCGAGGCCCGCAACGCGGCCCGGCTGGTGCATCCGAACGTGGCGAGCGTGCACGACTTCGGCACCTCGCCGACGCTGCCCGGTCGCCAGCTGCCCTACATCGTCATGGAGTTGGCCGAGGGCGAGACGCTCGCCGCTCACCTGCGGTCCGGCCCGCTGGATTGGAGCATCGCGGTGCGCGTCTGCGCGGAGGTCGCGGCGGCCCTGGCCGCGGCGCACGCCAGCGGCATCGTTCACCGCGACGTGAAGCCTGCGAACGTCGTCCTCACCCCGGCCGGGGTGAAGGTGCTCGACTTCGGCATCGCCACGCCGGCAGGCACGTCGGATCCGTTGCCGGACGGGATGCTGCTGGGCACCCCGGCGTACCTGGCGCCCGAGCAGCTCGACGGCGCGGCGGCCACCCCGGCGGCCGACATGTACGCCCTCGGTGTGCTGCTCTACTACTGTCTCACCGGTTACCTGCCGTACCAGGCGAGCACCGCATGGGAGCTGTTGAGGGCGCGCCGGTCCCGGCCACCGGAGCCGCTGCCCGAGATCGACGGGCTCCCGCCGGAGGTGGGCGAGCTGTGCCGGTCGTTGCTGGCCGACGATCCGGCGCGGCGTCCGACGAGCCTTGTCGCCGCGCTGCTGCTGGCCGAGGCCGTCGACGCCCGGGTGTACGTGCCGATGGGGCTGCCCACGCCACGCCGGCCAGCCCCGACGTCGCCGTGGACCGAGCGGGCCGCCACCGAGGCCACCGAGGCGCTGTCGCTCGTCGACGGGTCGGCGCGGGCCGACTGA
- a CDS encoding glycosyltransferase: MTAPSGHRAAIQARPGTAAAVLDVVIPVYNEETDLGPCVRRLHAHLSEHFPYPFQITIADNASVDDTLKVADGLAGELSGVEVLHLDAKGRGRALSAAWTASSAPVLAYMDVDLSTDLAALLPLVAPLISGHSDLAIGTRLARTSRVVRGTKREIISRAYNLLLRGALFARFSDAQCGFKAIRADVAGELLPLVRDTGWFFDTELLVLAQRTGLRIHEVPVDWVDDPDSRVDIVAAALADLRGMGRLGRALLTGALPVAELRAQLGRAPLTAPPARVPVGLPRQLARFAAVGVASTLAYLLLFVATRGTLGAQPANLLALLVTAVANTAANRRLTFGITGRRHAGRHHAQGLLAFALGLALTSGALAMLHVAVAAPTRTVELVVLVAANLAATVLRFVLLRLGMHHRRT; encoded by the coding sequence GTGACAGCGCCCAGCGGCCACCGTGCCGCCATCCAGGCCCGGCCGGGCACCGCCGCCGCCGTGTTGGACGTGGTGATCCCGGTCTACAACGAGGAGACCGACCTCGGGCCGTGCGTACGCAGGTTGCACGCACACCTGAGCGAGCACTTCCCGTACCCGTTCCAGATCACCATCGCCGACAACGCGAGCGTGGACGACACATTGAAGGTCGCCGACGGTCTCGCCGGTGAGCTGTCCGGCGTCGAGGTGCTGCACCTGGACGCCAAGGGGCGGGGCCGGGCGCTTTCCGCCGCCTGGACGGCGTCGTCGGCGCCGGTGCTCGCGTACATGGATGTGGACCTGTCGACCGACCTGGCGGCGCTGCTGCCGCTGGTCGCGCCGCTCATCTCCGGCCACTCCGACCTGGCGATCGGCACCCGGCTGGCGCGAACCTCCCGGGTGGTACGCGGCACCAAGCGGGAGATCATCTCGCGGGCGTACAACCTGCTGCTGCGCGGGGCGCTGTTCGCGCGGTTCTCCGACGCGCAGTGCGGGTTCAAGGCGATCCGCGCGGACGTCGCCGGTGAGCTGCTGCCCCTCGTGCGCGACACCGGATGGTTCTTCGACACCGAGTTGCTGGTACTCGCCCAGCGGACCGGACTGCGCATCCACGAGGTGCCTGTGGACTGGGTCGACGACCCGGACAGCCGCGTCGACATCGTCGCCGCCGCTCTGGCGGACCTGCGGGGGATGGGCCGGCTGGGTCGGGCGCTCCTGACCGGCGCGCTGCCGGTGGCAGAGCTGCGCGCGCAGCTCGGCCGGGCTCCGCTGACCGCACCGCCGGCACGGGTGCCGGTCGGGTTGCCCCGCCAGTTGGCGCGGTTCGCGGCCGTCGGAGTGGCAAGCACGCTGGCGTACCTGCTGCTCTTCGTGGCCACCCGGGGCACGCTCGGCGCGCAGCCGGCGAACCTGCTGGCGTTGCTGGTGACGGCGGTGGCGAACACCGCCGCGAACCGGCGGTTGACGTTCGGCATCACCGGGCGTCGGCACGCCGGTCGGCACCACGCGCAGGGACTGCTGGCGTTCGCGCTCGGCCTGGCGCTGACAAGCGGCGCGTTGGCGATGCTGCACGTGGCCGTCGCCGCACCCACCCGGACGGTGGAACTGGTCGTGCTGGTGGCTGCGAACCTCGCCGCCACAGTGCTGCGCTTCGTGCTGCTGCGCCTGGGCATGCACCACCGGCGGACCTGA
- a CDS encoding glycosyltransferase family 39 protein, with protein sequence MDRTDTVPTTPAEPAPTDPPPAVDPSAVDPPSAATPAEEPAPPRTPGWTRAALVVLLLGTGLLYIWGLGASGWANSFYAAAVQAGSVSGKAFFYGSSDAANSITVDKTPASLWLMALSVRIFGLNSWAMLVPQALCGVASVGVLHATVKRWYGPVAGLVAGVVLALTPVATLMFRFNNPDALLVLLLVGGAYATVRALETASTRWIVLAGALVGFGFLTKMLQAFLVVPVFAGVYLLAAPTGLWRRVRQLLLAGVAVVVAAGWWVAIVELTPASARPYIGGSQGNSILELTLGYNGLGRLTGDEVGSVGGGGRMGGGGPFSGQTGLLRMFDGEIGGQVSWLLPAALILLVAGLLATGRAARTDRTRAGLLLWGGWLLVTGLIFSFMSGIFHAYYTVALAPAVGALVGIGGTVLWRQRRPLPASSNGGEPAVGPLPGDKPAVGSMWQRWRPLAATATLAGTLAVTAWWAWVLLGRSPDWYPWLRTAVLVAGLAGAAGILLATRLPRWLVPVVLGVGAAAALAGPAAYALQTAATPHGGSIPTAGPSVAGGFGRGGFPGGQPPGGMQRPDGGQMPGGQRPDGGQMPGGQRPDGGQRPEGGQNNGQAPSFPGGGAPAGQDPGGQAPGFPGGGRDGGQVPPGGGQGPAAGGGMGGLLNAREPSAALRELLERDSASYTWVAATIGSNNASGYQLATGDPVMAIGGFNGSDPSPTLAQFQRYVADGKIHYFLGGGGFRANGGSSASQEIAAWVAESFTAQTVDGVTVYDLSTPKAGS encoded by the coding sequence ATGGACCGAACCGACACCGTGCCGACCACACCCGCCGAGCCAGCGCCGACGGATCCACCGCCGGCGGTGGATCCGTCGGCGGTGGATCCACCGTCGGCGGCCACGCCCGCCGAGGAGCCCGCGCCGCCGCGTACGCCCGGCTGGACCCGAGCCGCGCTGGTGGTCCTGCTCCTGGGCACCGGCCTGCTCTACATCTGGGGCCTGGGCGCCTCCGGTTGGGCCAACTCGTTCTACGCGGCGGCAGTGCAGGCCGGCTCGGTGAGCGGGAAGGCGTTCTTCTACGGCTCGTCGGATGCCGCCAACTCGATCACCGTGGACAAGACGCCGGCATCGCTGTGGTTGATGGCCCTGTCCGTACGGATCTTCGGCTTGAACAGTTGGGCGATGCTCGTCCCGCAGGCGCTCTGCGGTGTCGCCTCCGTCGGCGTTCTCCACGCGACCGTGAAGCGCTGGTACGGGCCGGTCGCCGGCCTCGTCGCCGGCGTGGTCCTGGCGCTCACCCCGGTGGCGACGCTGATGTTCCGGTTCAACAACCCCGACGCACTGCTCGTCCTGCTGCTGGTCGGCGGCGCGTACGCCACCGTCCGTGCTCTGGAGACGGCAAGCACCCGGTGGATCGTGCTGGCCGGCGCGCTCGTCGGCTTCGGCTTCCTCACAAAGATGCTCCAGGCGTTCCTGGTGGTGCCGGTCTTCGCCGGGGTGTACCTGCTGGCCGCGCCGACCGGCCTGTGGCGGCGGGTGCGTCAACTGCTGCTGGCCGGCGTCGCCGTGGTGGTGGCCGCCGGCTGGTGGGTGGCCATCGTGGAGCTGACCCCGGCAAGCGCCCGGCCGTACATCGGCGGGTCGCAGGGCAACAGCATCCTGGAGTTGACCCTCGGCTACAACGGCCTCGGCCGGCTCACCGGCGACGAGGTGGGCAGCGTCGGTGGCGGCGGCCGGATGGGCGGCGGTGGCCCGTTCTCGGGTCAGACCGGTCTGCTGCGGATGTTCGACGGCGAGATCGGCGGTCAGGTTTCCTGGCTGCTGCCGGCCGCGCTGATCCTGCTGGTCGCCGGGCTGCTGGCAACCGGGCGGGCCGCGCGTACCGACCGCACCCGGGCCGGACTGCTGCTCTGGGGCGGGTGGCTGCTGGTCACCGGCCTGATCTTCAGCTTCATGTCGGGGATCTTCCACGCGTACTACACGGTGGCGCTCGCCCCGGCCGTCGGCGCGCTTGTCGGCATCGGCGGCACAGTGCTCTGGCGGCAGCGCCGGCCGCTGCCCGCATCGTCCAACGGCGGGGAGCCCGCTGTCGGCCCGCTGCCGGGCGACAAACCGGCGGTCGGATCGATGTGGCAGCGGTGGCGTCCGCTGGCCGCCACGGCAACGCTCGCCGGCACGCTGGCGGTCACCGCCTGGTGGGCGTGGGTGCTGCTCGGGCGCAGTCCCGACTGGTACCCGTGGCTGCGCACCGCCGTACTCGTCGCCGGGCTGGCCGGCGCGGCCGGGATCCTGCTGGCCACCCGGCTGCCCCGGTGGCTGGTGCCGGTGGTCCTGGGTGTCGGCGCGGCGGCGGCTCTGGCGGGTCCGGCGGCGTACGCGCTCCAGACCGCCGCGACCCCGCACGGCGGCTCGATCCCGACTGCCGGCCCGTCCGTGGCGGGCGGCTTCGGCCGCGGCGGCTTCCCCGGCGGGCAACCCCCGGGCGGCATGCAACGCCCCGACGGCGGCCAGATGCCCGGCGGCCAGCGCCCCGACGGCGGCCAGATGCCCGGTGGGCAGCGTCCCGACGGCGGCCAGCGCCCGGAGGGCGGCCAGAACAACGGCCAGGCGCCGAGCTTTCCGGGCGGCGGTGCCCCCGCTGGTCAGGATCCCGGTGGTCAGGCTCCCGGCTTCCCGGGCGGTGGGCGCGACGGCGGTCAGGTGCCCCCCGGCGGCGGGCAGGGTCCTGCGGCCGGTGGCGGGATGGGCGGGCTGCTCAATGCCCGCGAGCCCAGCGCCGCCCTGCGTGAGCTGCTGGAACGGGACAGCGCGTCGTACACCTGGGTGGCGGCCACCATCGGTTCCAACAACGCCTCCGGCTACCAGTTGGCCACCGGCGACCCGGTGATGGCGATCGGCGGGTTCAACGGCAGTGACCCGTCGCCGACGCTCGCGCAGTTCCAGCGGTACGTCGCTGACGGGAAGATCCACTACTTCCTGGGTGGTGGCGGTTTCCGGGCCAACGGCGGCAGCTCCGCGTCGCAGGAGATCGCCGCCTGGGTGGCGGAGAGCTTCACGGCGCAGACCGTCGACGGTGTCACCGTCTACGACCTGAGCACTCCCAAGGCGGGCTCGTGA
- a CDS encoding OsmC family protein — protein sequence MPDPSPWLQEATATAEGGHVRTDDGGLSTALASPLAAHCTGLRPEQLLAAAFASCLHHAAVEAAGEITDEAHTVQVRAEAKLGRDDDGLYRADVHASISSAGLSRKQLADLVEYADRLWPFSSGDNSRHRLTVTPAENGRH from the coding sequence ATGCCGGATCCGAGTCCCTGGCTTCAGGAGGCCACCGCGACCGCCGAGGGCGGTCACGTACGCACCGACGATGGTGGGCTCTCCACCGCGCTGGCGTCACCACTGGCGGCGCACTGCACCGGGTTGCGGCCGGAGCAGTTGCTGGCCGCCGCTTTCGCGTCCTGCCTGCACCACGCGGCGGTGGAGGCGGCCGGAGAGATCACCGACGAGGCGCACACGGTCCAGGTGCGGGCGGAGGCGAAGCTGGGGCGCGACGACGACGGCCTCTACCGGGCCGACGTGCACGCCTCGATCTCGTCAGCCGGCCTGAGCCGGAAGCAACTGGCCGACCTGGTCGAGTACGCCGACCGGCTCTGGCCGTTCTCCAGCGGCGACAACAGCCGGCACCGGCTGACCGTCACACCTGCGGAGAACGGCAGGCACTGA
- a CDS encoding class I SAM-dependent methyltransferase — translation MTTAPAGVRPEPASFRDPANRVFHVGDEVLRGLDAQAAEHWRTLAASPFFPTLVADGKVCATEDAPPTLVPAAAGKPWAAVLRHERIPFVSHPYEWSFGMLRDAALLHLEILRTALAGGFTTKDGSAYNLQWRGAKPVFIDIGSFEPVRDGEPWAGYRQFCQTALYPLLLTAHLGVDFQPWLRAQVDGIEADQIRPLFGGTRRLRPGVLTHVHLHGAMQQRNAAASTSDVRAQLRAAGYSRELQTATVRGIEKLVRRLEHRPSGSHWADYRSTCGYSAPDRVAKEQFVVAAVAANRPRLVLDLGANDGRYARLAAGHADYVVAVEQDPAVVDELYRALRSEGQRRILPLVVDLADPSPGGGWRGVERAGFAERASAGVVLALALVHHLAIGRNVPLPEVVDWLAGLTAPGGTVVVEFVHPEDPMAQRLLANKPDGLFPDYRRDTFERLLEARGRITERLELPSGTRTLYRTVMGG, via the coding sequence ATGACAACCGCACCCGCCGGGGTACGCCCCGAGCCAGCCTCCTTCCGCGACCCCGCCAACCGGGTCTTCCACGTCGGCGACGAGGTGCTGCGCGGGCTGGACGCGCAGGCCGCCGAACACTGGCGGACACTCGCCGCCAGCCCGTTCTTTCCCACCCTCGTGGCCGACGGCAAGGTCTGCGCCACCGAGGACGCCCCGCCGACCCTCGTGCCCGCCGCAGCCGGGAAACCGTGGGCGGCGGTGCTGCGCCACGAGCGGATCCCGTTCGTGTCCCACCCGTACGAGTGGTCGTTCGGCATGCTGCGCGACGCCGCGCTGCTGCACCTGGAGATCCTGCGTACCGCCCTCGCCGGTGGCTTCACCACCAAGGACGGCTCCGCGTACAACCTCCAGTGGCGTGGGGCCAAGCCGGTCTTCATCGACATCGGCTCCTTCGAGCCCGTCCGCGACGGCGAACCCTGGGCCGGCTACCGGCAGTTCTGCCAGACCGCGCTCTACCCGCTGCTGCTCACCGCCCACCTCGGCGTCGACTTCCAACCGTGGCTGCGCGCCCAGGTCGACGGCATCGAGGCCGACCAGATCCGCCCGCTCTTCGGCGGAACCCGCCGGCTGCGCCCCGGCGTCCTCACCCACGTGCACCTGCACGGCGCCATGCAACAGCGCAACGCCGCCGCCAGCACCAGCGACGTCCGCGCCCAGCTGCGGGCCGCCGGCTACAGCCGCGAACTGCAAACCGCCACCGTACGCGGCATCGAGAAGCTCGTCCGCAGGCTGGAGCACCGCCCGTCGGGCAGCCACTGGGCGGACTACCGGAGCACCTGCGGCTACTCCGCGCCAGACCGGGTCGCCAAGGAGCAGTTCGTGGTCGCCGCGGTGGCCGCCAACCGTCCACGCCTCGTGCTCGACCTGGGCGCCAACGACGGCCGGTACGCCCGGCTGGCCGCCGGGCACGCCGACTACGTGGTCGCCGTGGAGCAGGACCCCGCAGTGGTCGACGAGTTGTACCGGGCGCTGCGGTCCGAGGGGCAACGCCGGATCCTGCCGCTGGTAGTGGACCTGGCCGACCCGTCGCCCGGCGGCGGCTGGCGGGGCGTCGAACGCGCGGGCTTCGCCGAACGGGCCTCGGCGGGTGTCGTGCTCGCCCTGGCACTCGTGCACCACCTGGCGATCGGGCGCAACGTGCCGCTGCCCGAGGTCGTCGACTGGCTGGCCGGACTGACCGCCCCAGGGGGAACCGTTGTGGTCGAGTTCGTCCACCCGGAGGACCCGATGGCCCAGCGCCTGCTCGCCAACAAGCCCGACGGCCTGTTCCCCGACTACCGTCGGGACACCTTCGAACGGCTCCTGGAGGCCCGGGGACGCATCACCGAACGGCTGGAACTGCCCTCGGGCACCCGCACGCTCTACCGGACGGTGATGGGTGGCTGA
- a CDS encoding response regulator transcription factor: MIMDGQGAPTRVELRRPDGEPVRVLVVDDEATLTDLLSMALRYEGWQVRTAGNGMAALSTARQFQPDAVVLDVMLPDLDGFQVLRGLREHAPTVPVLFLTARDAVEERIAGLTVGGDDYVTKPFSLEEVIARLRALLRRSGFAVAAREDAVLTVGDLSLDEDSHEVRRGGQLITLTATEFELLRYLMRNPRRVLSKAQILDRVWNYDFGGQANVVELYISYLRKKIDAGRTPMIHTLRGAGYVLKPAE, from the coding sequence ATGATCATGGATGGGCAGGGCGCGCCGACCCGTGTCGAGTTGCGCCGCCCCGACGGCGAACCCGTGCGGGTGCTGGTGGTCGACGACGAGGCGACGCTCACCGACCTGCTGTCGATGGCGTTGCGCTATGAGGGCTGGCAGGTGCGTACCGCCGGCAACGGCATGGCGGCGTTGAGCACGGCCCGGCAGTTCCAGCCCGACGCCGTGGTGCTCGACGTGATGCTCCCCGACCTGGACGGCTTCCAGGTGCTGCGCGGGCTGCGCGAGCACGCCCCGACAGTGCCGGTGCTGTTCCTGACCGCCCGGGACGCCGTCGAGGAGCGCATCGCCGGGCTGACAGTGGGCGGCGACGACTACGTGACCAAACCGTTCAGCCTGGAGGAGGTCATCGCCCGGCTGCGCGCGCTGCTGCGCCGCTCCGGCTTCGCGGTCGCCGCCCGGGAGGACGCCGTGCTGACCGTCGGCGACCTCAGCCTCGACGAGGACAGCCACGAGGTCCGTCGCGGCGGCCAGCTGATCACCCTCACCGCCACCGAGTTCGAGTTGCTGCGCTACCTCATGCGCAACCCCCGCCGGGTGCTCAGCAAGGCGCAGATCCTCGACCGCGTGTGGAACTACGACTTCGGTGGCCAGGCAAACGTGGTGGAGCTGTACATCTCGTACCTGCGCAAGAAGATCGACGCCGGCCGTACGCCGATGATCCACACGTTGCGCGGCGCGGGCTATGTCCTCAAACCCGCCGAGTGA
- a CDS encoding response regulator — protein sequence MGDSPQPVRILVVDDDPGDVLMIEEALADSDVDKVIDVVSDGEEAMEFLRAEGRHSGARRPDVILLDLNMPRMDGRQVLGAVKQDEDLRTIPVVVLTTSNADTDIVGSYTLQANAYVTKPIDLDDFNDVVRRIDEFFGRVVVLPKRV from the coding sequence ATGGGCGACAGCCCGCAGCCGGTACGCATCCTGGTCGTCGACGACGACCCGGGTGACGTACTGATGATCGAGGAAGCGTTGGCCGACTCCGACGTTGACAAGGTCATCGACGTGGTCAGCGACGGCGAGGAGGCGATGGAGTTCCTCCGGGCCGAAGGCCGGCACAGCGGTGCCCGCAGGCCGGACGTCATCCTGCTGGACCTCAACATGCCCCGCATGGACGGGCGTCAGGTACTCGGCGCGGTCAAGCAGGACGAGGATCTGCGGACCATCCCGGTCGTGGTGCTGACCACCTCCAACGCCGACACCGACATCGTCGGGAGCTACACGTTGCAGGCCAACGCGTACGTCACCAAGCCCATCGACCTGGACGACTTCAACGATGTGGTGCGCCGCATCGACGAGTTCTTCGGCCGGGTCGTGGTGCTGCCCAAGCGCGTCTGA
- a CDS encoding STAS domain-containing protein gives MTFSVSYAGREGGGVYLRLAGELDMSTAGELTATIDRLAADGERRMLLDLTDLTFCDSTGMAVFVRGDNRAAADGGWLRLTGATGRVDRVLRVTGLAEVLRYQPDSVDPASRSAS, from the coding sequence GTGACGTTCAGCGTCAGCTACGCCGGGCGTGAGGGCGGTGGCGTCTACCTGCGGCTCGCCGGTGAGCTGGACATGAGCACCGCCGGCGAGCTGACCGCGACGATCGACCGGCTGGCCGCCGACGGCGAGCGCCGGATGTTGCTCGACCTCACCGACCTGACCTTCTGTGACTCCACGGGGATGGCTGTGTTCGTTCGTGGTGACAACCGGGCCGCGGCCGACGGCGGGTGGCTGCGCCTCACCGGCGCCACCGGCCGTGTCGACCGCGTGCTGCGGGTGACGGGTCTGGCAGAGGTGCTGCGATATCAGCCCGACAGCGTCGACCCGGCGTCCCGCAGCGCTTCCTGA